One part of the Thermoanaerobacterium sp. CMT5567-10 genome encodes these proteins:
- a CDS encoding putative manganese-dependent inorganic diphosphatase — protein MSVVFVSGHKNPDTDSICSAIAYADLKRKADKIDAIPVRLGPINRETEFVLNYFNVKEPLLIDNVFTQVGDIAYDKPLTISEKAPMYEAWNVLLNNNSKTIIVVDDENKLKGIATMGDLAKAYLTSSHELSNYNIPVENIIKTLNGKIIVRNEEFIRGDIIVAAMQTESVVSRIKSGMTLIVGNRENIQLESIRKGAKTIIITGGEEPSKAVINEAEKFSSTLIVVPCDTFDTIKLINQCLPVSLIMIKDDIVTFKDSDYIDDIRQTMLKYRYRNFPIVDDNGKILGLLARRHILDYDRKKIILVDHNELSQAVDGIEDAIILEIIDHHRVGGIETNQPILFRNQPVGCSSTIINKIYEERGITPDKHIAGLMCAAILSDTLVFKSPTCTPEDIRAAKKLSEIAGIDIESFGKKMFEAGTSLKGKTVDEIFYMDFKEFLIGDFKIGIGQVNTLSSIGNLKNDLLKFMEEERKNKNFDMLLLMLTDIINEGSLFLFAGNHKDLLERAFNISIDDNNFYLPYVISRKKQVVPPIAKAINSN, from the coding sequence ATGAGTGTTGTATTTGTTTCAGGACATAAAAATCCAGATACTGATTCAATTTGTTCAGCAATAGCATATGCTGATTTAAAAAGGAAAGCCGATAAAATAGATGCTATTCCTGTAAGGCTAGGCCCTATTAACAGGGAAACAGAATTTGTATTAAACTATTTTAATGTAAAAGAACCACTATTGATAGACAATGTATTTACACAGGTTGGCGACATTGCTTATGATAAACCTCTTACTATAAGTGAAAAAGCACCTATGTATGAGGCATGGAATGTACTATTAAACAATAACTCTAAAACTATAATAGTAGTAGATGATGAAAATAAACTAAAAGGCATCGCTACAATGGGGGATCTTGCAAAAGCATACTTAACATCGTCTCATGAATTATCAAATTACAATATTCCTGTTGAGAATATTATAAAGACGCTAAATGGAAAAATAATTGTAAGAAATGAGGAATTCATAAGAGGCGATATAATTGTAGCTGCCATGCAGACAGAGAGCGTCGTAAGCAGAATAAAGTCAGGTATGACGCTGATTGTAGGAAACAGGGAAAATATTCAATTGGAGTCCATAAGAAAAGGTGCCAAAACCATCATAATCACTGGAGGTGAAGAACCGTCAAAGGCAGTAATAAACGAAGCTGAAAAATTTAGTTCAACATTAATAGTCGTACCTTGCGATACATTTGACACTATAAAGCTAATAAACCAGTGCCTCCCTGTGTCCCTTATAATGATTAAAGACGATATTGTCACTTTTAAAGACAGTGATTACATAGACGATATCAGACAAACTATGTTAAAATACAGGTACAGAAATTTCCCTATTGTAGATGATAACGGAAAAATATTGGGACTTTTAGCAAGACGGCACATATTAGACTACGATAGAAAAAAAATAATACTTGTTGATCACAACGAATTATCACAAGCCGTAGATGGAATAGAAGATGCAATAATTCTCGAAATTATTGACCATCACAGAGTAGGTGGCATTGAAACAAATCAACCAATACTGTTTAGAAACCAGCCTGTAGGCTGTTCTTCTACAATCATTAACAAGATATATGAAGAAAGAGGAATAACACCTGATAAACATATAGCAGGGCTTATGTGTGCTGCAATTCTATCAGACACACTTGTATTTAAATCACCAACATGTACCCCTGAGGATATAAGGGCCGCAAAAAAATTATCTGAAATAGCAGGAATTGATATAGAATCTTTCGGCAAAAAAATGTTTGAAGCTGGAACATCGCTAAAAGGCAAAACTGTAGATGAAATATTCTATATGGATTTTAAAGAATTTTTAATCGGAGACTTTAAAATTGGTATAGGACAGGTAAACACCCTGTCAAGCATTGGAAACCTTAAAAATGATCTTCTTAAATTTATGGAAGAAGAAAGGAAAAACAAAAACTTTGATATGTTATTGCTTATGCTTACAGATATTATAAATGAAGGATCTTTGTTTTTATTTGCAGGCAATCACAAAGATCTATTGGAAAGAGCATTCAATAT